The following are encoded in a window of Paenibacillus polymyxa genomic DNA:
- a CDS encoding WecB/TagA/CpsF family glycosyltransferase, giving the protein MKQLPQYRVGRIADADIAALTFQETVHMLEQWAVERKDGYVCICNTHSIVTAGNHSEFHEALTQADLCTPDGMPLVWALKLYGFERQDRVDGPSLMLKLCERAPQTKVSIYFYGSTPDTLDSLKERVEQDYPGIRIAGSFSPPFRELHPDEEERIIDEINASGAHIIFVSLGCPKQEIWMHRNKDRIHGVMIGVGAAFDYITGKVRRPPLAIQKLGLEWLYRLICEPKRLWKRYAYNNPMYVYRFLKSYRQNKRLTLYHNRLAGRDIEK; this is encoded by the coding sequence ATGAAGCAGCTGCCCCAATATAGAGTCGGAAGGATTGCGGATGCAGATATTGCAGCACTGACGTTTCAGGAGACGGTACACATGCTGGAACAATGGGCAGTCGAACGAAAGGACGGCTATGTTTGTATTTGCAACACGCATTCCATTGTCACAGCCGGGAATCATTCCGAGTTCCACGAAGCGCTCACTCAAGCCGATTTGTGTACTCCCGATGGTATGCCGTTGGTATGGGCGCTCAAGCTGTACGGATTTGAGCGTCAGGATCGGGTAGATGGTCCCAGTCTGATGCTCAAGCTGTGCGAACGTGCGCCACAGACGAAGGTAAGTATATATTTTTACGGCAGTACGCCGGATACGCTGGATAGCTTAAAAGAAAGAGTAGAACAGGATTACCCTGGAATCCGCATCGCGGGCAGCTTTTCACCACCATTTCGTGAGCTTCATCCAGATGAGGAGGAGCGGATCATTGATGAAATCAATGCGTCCGGCGCGCATATCATATTCGTCAGCTTAGGCTGCCCGAAGCAGGAAATATGGATGCATCGAAACAAAGACCGCATTCATGGCGTGATGATTGGAGTAGGGGCGGCCTTTGACTATATCACTGGAAAGGTTCGTAGACCGCCACTAGCGATACAAAAGCTGGGGCTGGAGTGGCTGTATCGTCTGATCTGCGAACCGAAGCGATTATGGAAGAGGTATGCCTATAACAATCCGATGTATGTATACCGTTTTCTAAAATCTTATCGGCAAAACAAACGGCTTACGCTTTATCATAATCGGCTTGCAGGAAGAGATATAGAGAAGTGA
- a CDS encoding LCP family protein produces MKRWLKVTLGAAALMVVGATAYTAYVYHSFKTAANAMYHPRSIVQPGAVSTLATGGAGRSVGTDTGSSTPNPAAISQFKPFTVLVLGVDRRPHDPGRSDTMIVLSVNPAEGSMLMFNIPRDTRTELIGKGREDKINHAFAFGGVDMSIRTVEHFLNHPIDYYVQMNMEGFAKMVDLMGGVEVHNPLDFQYEGHHFAQGNLNLNGAEALAYARMRFDDPRGDLGRNARQRELLKQILAQSISKEGLLRVKPILEAAGEQIRTDITFDDMTTFLTRIGPSLKQMDTVELKGQGRKINGVYYYIVEEQERQRLHGVLEKHMLTTAISP; encoded by the coding sequence ATGAAACGATGGCTGAAGGTGACATTGGGGGCTGCGGCGTTAATGGTCGTAGGGGCTACTGCCTACACCGCTTATGTGTATCATTCCTTTAAAACAGCGGCGAATGCGATGTATCATCCGCGCAGCATCGTGCAGCCTGGGGCGGTTTCTACCCTTGCAACGGGCGGAGCAGGGCGATCTGTAGGTACAGACACGGGATCAAGTACACCCAATCCGGCAGCCATCTCCCAGTTCAAGCCGTTCACCGTGCTGGTGCTGGGCGTAGATCGGCGGCCTCACGATCCAGGACGATCGGATACGATGATCGTTTTGTCTGTTAACCCTGCCGAAGGCTCTATGTTGATGTTCAACATTCCGCGTGATACGCGAACAGAGTTGATCGGCAAGGGGCGTGAGGACAAAATCAATCACGCTTTTGCTTTTGGGGGCGTGGATATGTCGATTCGTACGGTTGAGCATTTTTTGAACCATCCGATAGATTACTATGTGCAGATGAACATGGAAGGGTTTGCGAAAATGGTGGACCTTATGGGGGGAGTGGAGGTTCATAATCCACTTGATTTTCAATATGAGGGCCATCATTTTGCGCAGGGTAATTTGAACTTGAACGGGGCTGAGGCGTTGGCCTACGCTCGTATGCGATTCGATGATCCACGTGGGGATCTCGGAAGAAATGCCCGCCAGCGGGAGCTCCTCAAGCAAATTCTGGCCCAGTCCATCAGCAAGGAAGGGCTGTTGAGGGTAAAGCCGATACTGGAGGCAGCGGGGGAGCAGATTCGCACAGACATTACCTTTGACGATATGACCACTTTCCTGACCCGGATCGGTCCGTCCCTCAAGCAGATGGATACCGTTGAACTGAAGGGACAGGGGCGTAAAATCAACGGTGTATATTATTACATTGTGGAGGAGCAGGAACGCCAGCGTCTCCATGGAGTGCTGGAGAAGCACATGCTTACCACGGCCATATCGCCTTAG
- a CDS encoding flippase — MTLVKKRAKPRRSLLVNTSWLFGDKMIRMVFGLAVSIIMARVLGPEELGKWNYAESFFGMFLIFTTLGFDSILVRDLVKDPKDEHELLGTAVLLKLVGTLIAIVLSYSFISLLRPEDSSVRLINLILATASIFQLFDIIDYWFRAQMLSKYTVVAKNTAFVLGSTIKIILLLSGVPIWLVALCAHGEFLLGSLLLLYFFHKEGRRVNRWTFRLTTARRIMNHSWPLILSSSAVYVQARIDQVIIGELLGNAAVGQYSVALRLIEVLGFIPVVLTTAYAPVVTRSKQKGSDEYRQTLSKVYRLMFICFLVTSVPLFFLSQWVVVVLYGREFTEAGSLLSLFAIRLFFTNFSVAKSLFITNENLFRYTLLTSVVGAVTNIAFNYALIPLLGVRGSLVATILSFTISVFLLDLLFKEVKSNLGWMIKSILTFWRVQITVPKVGENNHDTH; from the coding sequence ATGACATTAGTCAAAAAACGCGCCAAACCGCGCAGAAGTTTGCTGGTGAATACATCCTGGCTGTTCGGTGACAAAATGATTCGCATGGTGTTTGGCCTGGCAGTCAGCATCATCATGGCGAGAGTGTTAGGACCAGAGGAACTGGGAAAGTGGAATTATGCGGAATCCTTTTTCGGGATGTTTCTGATTTTCACGACCCTTGGCTTTGATTCTATATTAGTACGCGATCTTGTCAAAGACCCCAAGGATGAGCATGAGCTATTGGGGACGGCGGTTCTGCTGAAATTGGTAGGTACTCTGATAGCCATTGTACTGTCCTATTCCTTCATTTCACTGCTCAGACCGGAAGATAGTTCAGTGCGGTTGATCAATCTGATTCTGGCTACGGCCTCGATATTTCAATTGTTTGATATCATCGACTACTGGTTTCGTGCGCAGATGTTGTCCAAATACACGGTCGTTGCCAAGAATACCGCTTTTGTTCTCGGCTCCACCATCAAAATCATTCTTTTGTTGTCCGGTGTTCCGATATGGTTGGTGGCGTTGTGTGCTCATGGAGAGTTTCTGTTGGGAAGCCTGCTGCTGCTGTATTTCTTCCATAAGGAAGGACGACGTGTGAACCGATGGACGTTCCGCTTAACCACAGCTCGGCGAATCATGAATCACAGCTGGCCGCTTATATTGTCATCCTCCGCTGTATATGTACAGGCACGGATCGATCAAGTCATTATCGGTGAACTGCTGGGGAATGCTGCGGTCGGGCAATACTCCGTTGCACTCCGACTCATCGAAGTGCTGGGCTTCATTCCGGTCGTTCTGACGACGGCTTATGCTCCGGTGGTGACGCGTTCCAAGCAGAAAGGAAGCGACGAATACAGACAGACATTGTCCAAGGTGTATCGGCTGATGTTTATATGCTTTCTTGTGACCTCGGTACCTTTATTTTTTCTATCGCAATGGGTAGTGGTTGTGCTGTATGGGAGAGAATTTACCGAAGCAGGTTCGCTGTTGTCTCTGTTTGCAATTCGTCTGTTTTTCACCAACTTCAGTGTTGCTAAAAGCTTGTTTATTACCAATGAAAATTTGTTTAGATACACGCTGCTGACCTCGGTGGTAGGGGCGGTTACGAATATCGCTTTCAATTACGCGCTAATCCCTTTGCTTGGTGTGCGAGGGTCGTTAGTGGCGACGATCTTGTCCTTTACGATATCTGTATTTCTATTAGATTTGCTGTTTAAGGAAGTTAAATCTAATTTGGGTTGGATGATAAAGTCCATCCTGACCTTTTGGCGTGTTCAAATTACAGTACCGAAAGTTGGAGAGAACAATCATGATACCCATTAA
- a CDS encoding UDP-glucose dehydrogenase family protein, with protein MKLCVIGAGYVGLVSGVCFAALGNTVVCVDQNEDKIHQLRAGGVPIYEPGLKALIKDNVEQGRLSFTTDTAASVEAAEIVILAVGTPSLPGGEANLSYIEEAACEVADAMNGYKVIVTKSTVPVGTNERIQNWIASRTNYPFGVASVPEFLREGSAVIDTLQPDRIIIGASDPHVSAVLTTLHEPLTTNIVTTDIRSAEMIKYASNAFLATKISFINEIANICEKVGADVTRVAHGMGLDQRIGSSFLSAGIGYGGSCFPKDTQALIQIAGNVDYEFKLLKSVVEVNQGQRFNVIRKLKEALGDLEGATIGIWGLAFKPNTDDVRDAPALDIMQSLLEAGAQIRAYDPIATANFRKLLDSSEVTWADSAREAAEGCDALCLLTEWEEFGDIGLGELNELMKYPIMIDGRNVYSEEQIRQSAFAYYSVGRPQMNNLDVDRHQSVVNP; from the coding sequence TTGAAGTTATGTGTAATTGGTGCAGGGTATGTCGGGCTAGTGTCGGGGGTCTGTTTTGCCGCACTTGGGAATACCGTCGTCTGCGTAGATCAGAATGAGGACAAAATTCATCAGCTGCGTGCAGGTGGGGTGCCGATTTATGAACCGGGATTAAAGGCTCTTATTAAAGATAATGTAGAACAAGGCCGACTAAGCTTTACAACAGATACGGCTGCTTCGGTGGAGGCAGCCGAAATTGTTATTTTGGCGGTCGGCACGCCTTCACTGCCAGGCGGAGAAGCGAACCTGTCCTATATTGAAGAAGCCGCCTGCGAGGTGGCAGACGCCATGAATGGCTACAAAGTAATTGTCACCAAAAGCACGGTGCCTGTCGGAACGAACGAACGTATTCAAAATTGGATTGCGAGCCGCACAAATTATCCGTTTGGTGTGGCTTCGGTTCCTGAATTTTTACGCGAAGGCTCAGCAGTCATAGACACCCTACAGCCAGATCGAATCATCATCGGAGCTTCCGATCCGCATGTGTCCGCTGTGCTGACTACTCTGCACGAGCCGCTGACGACAAATATCGTAACCACGGATATCCGTTCGGCGGAGATGATCAAGTACGCGTCGAATGCTTTTTTGGCGACCAAAATTTCGTTTATTAATGAGATTGCAAATATTTGCGAAAAGGTGGGCGCAGACGTTACACGCGTGGCACACGGTATGGGACTGGATCAGCGGATCGGTTCCTCCTTTTTGTCTGCTGGTATCGGCTATGGGGGTTCCTGTTTTCCCAAGGATACACAAGCTCTGATCCAAATTGCAGGTAACGTGGACTATGAATTCAAGCTGCTGAAATCTGTGGTGGAAGTGAATCAGGGGCAACGTTTTAACGTGATTCGTAAACTGAAAGAGGCGCTGGGTGATCTGGAGGGAGCTACAATTGGTATATGGGGACTGGCCTTTAAACCGAATACAGATGACGTAAGAGATGCCCCGGCGCTGGATATCATGCAGTCGCTGCTGGAGGCAGGGGCGCAAATTCGTGCATATGACCCGATCGCGACGGCTAACTTCCGCAAACTGCTGGACAGCTCGGAAGTAACGTGGGCAGATAGCGCACGAGAAGCGGCAGAGGGATGTGACGCACTGTGTCTATTGACGGAATGGGAAGAATTTGGTGATATCGGGTTGGGTGAACTGAATGAGCTTATGAAGTATCCAATTATGATTGACGGACGCAATGTGTACAGCGAAGAGCAAATCAGACAATCCGCCTTTGCATACTATTCTGTCGGCAGGCCACAGATGAACAATCTGGATGTAGATCGTCATCAGTCTGTAGTGAATCCGTAA
- a CDS encoding glycosyltransferase family 4 protein — protein sequence MIQKILYLRNFASKVNGDSYNLQEVGLGKALVRKGYDCDIVYYNDRKETHLEQVYRHEGCTLRIIWLHGFKFLSNSIYRDVLKDSFLDAYGLIITTEYNQIMTYLLSRKCPDKLALYHGPYRDNTHALIRKLYDIMLLPRVAKSLRRTYVKSDLAKRYLENKGFDNVVTIGVGLDRSKVERAFDSGTSNNSEDISGEREENREVANELRRIGDRPVLLYVGVLEERRNIRFMLTTFKRVLQKYPSCLLLMVGDGRKADTDRYWTYAHELGITDSIIHFSRVEQRHLWQVYGAADVMLFPTQYDIFGMVLLESMLFRVPIISSVNGGSVTLIEDGVSGVMLRSFSEEEWSGRIGDLLDNAELRRSMAEKAFLTVERMSWDRIADEIVSHQGIKPTSSNHAMQSTQERGATT from the coding sequence ATGATTCAAAAAATATTGTATCTCCGCAATTTTGCCAGCAAAGTGAACGGGGACTCATACAATTTACAGGAAGTCGGTTTGGGCAAAGCACTCGTTCGAAAAGGCTATGATTGCGATATTGTTTACTACAACGATCGTAAAGAAACCCATCTGGAACAGGTCTACCGTCACGAAGGATGCACCTTGCGTATTATCTGGCTCCACGGGTTTAAGTTCTTAAGCAACAGCATCTACAGAGATGTGCTCAAAGATTCTTTTCTGGATGCCTATGGTCTAATCATTACTACAGAATACAACCAGATCATGACCTATCTGCTTTCTCGCAAATGTCCTGATAAGCTGGCGTTGTATCACGGCCCATACCGAGATAACACGCACGCGCTGATCCGCAAACTATACGATATTATGCTGCTTCCGAGGGTAGCAAAATCTCTACGCCGTACCTATGTCAAATCCGATCTTGCCAAGCGCTATTTGGAGAATAAAGGTTTTGACAACGTGGTTACGATTGGGGTCGGACTGGATCGCAGTAAAGTAGAGAGAGCATTCGATAGTGGCACCAGTAACAACAGTGAAGACATAAGCGGAGAACGTGAGGAAAACCGTGAGGTCGCGAATGAGCTGCGTCGAATCGGAGATCGTCCGGTGCTACTGTATGTTGGTGTATTGGAGGAACGGAGAAATATACGTTTTATGCTGACTACGTTCAAAAGGGTACTCCAAAAGTATCCTAGCTGCCTTTTGTTAATGGTCGGGGATGGACGGAAGGCGGACACAGACCGCTATTGGACATATGCTCATGAACTGGGAATAACGGACAGTATTATTCATTTTTCAAGAGTGGAGCAACGTCATCTGTGGCAGGTTTACGGAGCGGCGGATGTGATGCTGTTTCCGACCCAATACGATATTTTTGGTATGGTGCTGCTGGAAAGCATGCTGTTTCGCGTCCCGATTATCTCTTCGGTAAACGGGGGCTCGGTTACCTTGATTGAGGACGGAGTGAGCGGAGTGATGCTGAGAAGCTTTTCAGAAGAGGAATGGTCTGGTCGAATAGGCGATTTGCTGGATAATGCTGAGCTGAGACGAAGTATGGCGGAGAAGGCCTTCCTTACGGTCGAGCGTATGTCGTGGGATCGCATTGCGGATGAAATAGTAAGCCATCAAGGGATCAAACCTACGAGTTCGAACCACGCTATGCAATCAACGCAGGAAAGAGGGGCAACCACGTGA
- a CDS encoding ABC transporter ATP-binding protein, whose translation MQQATGQVPVIRMEGVSKIISSKAIVDDLTLEVPAGQVFGFLGPNGAGKTTTIRMMVGLISISKGDIHICGDSINTDFEKAVSHVGAIVENPEMYKFLTGYQNLQHFARMSPGVTQERVDEAIRLVGLGNRIHDKVKTYSLGMRQRLGVAQAILHRPKLLVLDEPTNGLDPQGIRELRDYLRQLTRTEGITVFVSSHLLSEMELMCDRVAIIQSGRLVDIKQLKNTGEEVQTAEIAFEVNDAEQAYALAGAGRVEGNQLLLHLEREQIAEMNSLLAANGIKVYAIRPIARTLEDQFLEVTGGGFIG comes from the coding sequence ATGCAGCAAGCGACAGGACAGGTTCCCGTCATACGTATGGAGGGTGTGAGTAAAATCATTTCCTCAAAAGCGATCGTGGATGATCTGACGCTGGAGGTTCCGGCGGGCCAGGTATTTGGTTTCCTCGGACCCAATGGTGCGGGAAAAACGACTACCATCCGTATGATGGTTGGCCTGATTTCGATCAGCAAGGGCGATATTCATATTTGTGGAGACAGCATTAATACCGATTTTGAGAAGGCCGTTTCCCATGTCGGCGCGATTGTTGAGAACCCGGAGATGTACAAGTTTTTGACAGGCTATCAAAATTTGCAGCATTTTGCGCGAATGTCTCCTGGGGTGACCCAAGAGCGCGTGGATGAAGCGATTCGTTTGGTGGGACTCGGAAACCGAATTCATGACAAAGTAAAAACCTACTCGCTCGGGATGCGGCAGCGACTTGGGGTAGCTCAGGCAATTTTGCATCGACCGAAGCTGCTCGTGCTGGACGAGCCGACCAATGGCTTGGACCCGCAGGGTATTCGAGAACTGCGAGATTATTTGCGTCAATTGACCCGTACGGAAGGAATTACCGTGTTCGTATCAAGCCATTTGTTGTCCGAGATGGAGCTGATGTGCGACCGTGTAGCCATTATTCAGAGCGGACGGCTGGTTGATATCAAGCAGCTGAAGAATACAGGGGAGGAAGTGCAGACGGCAGAAATTGCTTTTGAGGTAAATGATGCCGAGCAAGCTTATGCGCTTGCTGGAGCAGGGCGCGTCGAAGGCAATCAACTGCTGCTTCACTTGGAGCGGGAACAGATCGCAGAGATGAACAGCCTGCTGGCTGCAAACGGAATTAAAGTATATGCGATTCGCCCGATTGCCCGTACGCTGGAAGATCAATTTTTGGAAGTGACGGGAGGCGGGTTCATTGGCTGA
- a CDS encoding glycosyltransferase family 4 protein, with protein MSQQVSRQMSPPVSKVLIIHNFYQQSGGEDKVVEQESAMLRSRGIETEHYYVHNDSIQSRGLANMAKLAVEAAWSLPEFKRIKKLLLQVKPDVVHVHNFFPVISPSVYHACERLGIPVVQTLHNYRLICPAATFMRGNKVCEKCLHGTLLHSIRHGCYRGSQLQTIPVAAMIKFNDLIGTWQHKVSRYIALTEFARDKFAESGIPLDRIAVKPNFVHHKTVKTQYDPNDRYLLFVGRISAEKGVRNLLQAWSQLEDRGGLRLVIIGDGPEKAELTAAYPQEDVRFLGKQDGDTVLDCMSRAMYVMVPSIWYEGFPMTIVESFSVGTPVLCSRLGALEEVVEDGVTGFHFQHDDLENIKTVIRCAVAYENYAAMRQKVSENYAARYTEEVNVKQLMAIYSEAMEERDYEAAAPI; from the coding sequence GTGAGCCAACAGGTCAGCAGACAGATGAGCCCTCCTGTGAGCAAGGTGCTGATCATCCATAACTTTTATCAGCAAAGCGGGGGAGAAGACAAGGTTGTCGAGCAAGAATCAGCTATGCTGCGTTCCAGAGGAATAGAGACAGAGCATTACTATGTGCACAACGACAGCATTCAAAGCAGAGGGCTAGCGAACATGGCAAAGCTGGCGGTAGAGGCGGCATGGTCCCTGCCGGAATTCAAAAGAATCAAGAAGCTGCTTTTACAGGTGAAGCCGGATGTGGTACATGTGCATAATTTTTTCCCGGTTATATCCCCTTCGGTCTATCATGCTTGTGAACGGCTGGGGATTCCGGTTGTCCAGACACTGCATAATTACAGGCTGATTTGTCCGGCGGCAACCTTTATGCGAGGGAATAAGGTTTGTGAAAAATGTCTGCACGGCACGCTGCTGCATTCCATCCGTCATGGATGCTATCGAGGTTCACAGCTTCAGACGATTCCGGTAGCGGCGATGATTAAGTTCAACGATCTGATCGGCACATGGCAGCACAAGGTAAGTCGCTATATTGCGCTGACAGAATTTGCACGGGACAAATTTGCCGAAAGCGGTATTCCACTGGATCGTATCGCGGTAAAGCCGAATTTTGTCCATCATAAAACAGTGAAAACCCAGTATGACCCGAATGATCGTTATTTATTGTTCGTGGGGCGGATTTCAGCTGAAAAAGGGGTTCGCAATCTGCTGCAAGCTTGGTCACAGTTGGAAGATCGGGGGGGATTGAGACTGGTCATCATTGGGGATGGTCCGGAAAAGGCTGAATTGACCGCTGCTTATCCGCAGGAAGATGTTCGGTTTCTCGGTAAGCAGGATGGAGACACGGTACTGGATTGCATGAGCCGGGCCATGTATGTCATGGTGCCTTCCATTTGGTATGAAGGATTTCCCATGACCATTGTAGAGTCTTTTTCTGTTGGAACTCCGGTATTATGCAGCCGGCTCGGTGCACTGGAGGAAGTCGTGGAGGACGGGGTGACGGGTTTCCATTTTCAACATGATGATTTGGAAAATATAAAGACTGTGATTCGCTGTGCAGTAGCTTATGAAAACTATGCAGCTATGAGACAGAAGGTGTCGGAAAACTACGCTGCACGCTATACGGAAGAAGTGAATGTGAAGCAGCTGATGGCGATATATAGCGAGGCGATGGAGGAGCGTGATTATGAAGCAGCTGCCCCAATATAG
- a CDS encoding ABC transporter permease produces MADFFKLVHNENLKIYLRVRTWIMLGLLAVITAAIPMLISLVSDQVSVWDGIALTTLFTFFLNTTFTVIVAADSVAGEFTWGTIKLLLIRPWTRSKILLSKYISVILFSLLGTIILILMVTLSSWLMLSKDAPAGSVPLFSDPISYVTLNFLYSYIALFVTMAFAFMLSAVFRSSALAIGLSLFMMFTKTVYNSIGLFSTDRYEWTKYVLFTHMDLKKYLDMPPGTVSSSLTFSLTVLAAYYVIFIAIAWVVFVKRDVST; encoded by the coding sequence TTGGCTGATTTTTTCAAGTTGGTACATAACGAAAATCTGAAAATTTACCTGCGTGTGCGCACATGGATTATGCTGGGTCTGCTGGCGGTCATCACGGCTGCGATTCCGATGCTGATTTCCCTGGTTTCCGATCAGGTCAGTGTGTGGGATGGAATTGCGTTGACGACGTTGTTTACATTTTTCCTCAATACGACGTTTACGGTCATTGTAGCCGCTGATTCGGTGGCTGGTGAATTTACTTGGGGAACGATTAAGTTGTTACTCATCCGACCTTGGACTCGCAGCAAAATATTGTTGTCCAAGTATATATCCGTGATTTTGTTCAGTTTGCTCGGAACGATCATTTTGATCTTGATGGTTACGCTGTCCTCATGGCTGATGTTATCCAAAGATGCACCAGCGGGTTCTGTTCCGCTGTTCAGTGATCCGATATCTTATGTAACGCTGAACTTCTTGTATAGCTATATCGCCTTATTCGTGACGATGGCCTTTGCATTTATGCTATCCGCAGTTTTCCGTTCCAGTGCCTTGGCGATTGGGCTGTCGTTGTTCATGATGTTCACCAAAACAGTCTATAACTCTATTGGCTTGTTCAGCACAGATCGTTATGAATGGACCAAATACGTACTATTTACACATATGGATCTGAAAAAATATCTAGATATGCCGCCGGGAACAGTAAGTTCCAGTCTAACCTTTTCGCTCACCGTGCTGGCCGCCTATTATGTGATTTTTATCGCCATTGCCTGGGTGGTTTTCGTAAAACGGGATGTTTCGACCTAA